In the genome of Sciurus carolinensis chromosome 3, mSciCar1.2, whole genome shotgun sequence, one region contains:
- the Tk1 gene encoding thymidine kinase, cytosolic isoform X2: MSCVNLPTVLPGSPSKIRGQIQVILGPMFSGKSTELMRRVRRFQIAQYKCLVIKYAKDTRYSNSFSTHDRNTMDALPACLLRDTAQEALGVAVIGIDEGQFFPDIVEFCEAMANSGKTVIVAALDGTFQRKAFGTILNLVPLAESVVKLTAVCMECFREAAYTKRLGLEKEVEVIGGADKYHSVCRLCYFKKSSVQPAGLDNKENCPALGVAGETAAVRKLFAPQQILQCSPTN, encoded by the exons ATGAGCTGTGTCAATCTACCCACCGTGCTGCCCGGCTCCCCCAGCAAGATCCGGGGGCAGATCCAG GTGATTCTCGGGCCCATGTTCTCAGGAAAAAG CACTGAGCTGATGAGGCGGGTGCGTCGCTTCCAGATCGCCCAGTACAAGTGCCTTGTCATCAAGTATGCCAAAGATACTCGCTACAGCAACAGCTTCTCCACTCATGACCG GAACACCATGGACGCGCTGCCCGCCTGCCTGCTCCGGGACACAGCCCAGGAGGCCCTAGGCGTGGCTGTCATCGGCATCGACGAGGGGCAGTTT TTCCCCGACATTGTGGAGTTCTGCGAGGCCATGGCCAACTCCGGCAAGACAGTGATCGTGGCCGCGCTGGACGGGACTTTCCAGAGGAAG GCCTTCGGCACCATCCTGAACCTGGTGCCCCTGGCCGAGAGCGTGGTGAAGCTGACCGCTGTGTGCATGGAGTGCTTCCGGGAAGCTGCCTACACCAAGAGGCTGGGCCTGGAGAAGGAG GTTGAGGTGATTGGTGGAGCTGACAAGTACCACTCCGTGTGTCGCCTGTGTTACTTCAAGAAGTCCTCTGTCCAGCCTGCCGGGCTGGACAACAAGGAGAACTGCCCGGCGctgggggtggcaggggagacGGCTGCCGTCCGGAAGCTCTTTGCCCCACAGCAGATCCTGCAGTGCAGCCCCACCAACTGa
- the Syngr2 gene encoding synaptogyrin-2 isoform X2: MESGAYGAAKAGGSFDLRRFLAQPQVVARALSMVFALIVFSCIFGEGYSNTPESSQLYCVFNHNEDACRYGSAIGVLAFLASAFFFVVDIYFPQISNATDRKYLVIGDLLFSGHTGFPGLPALQGRSGRFHPELRGPHPRPQHRLRLLPQRIRG, encoded by the exons atGGAGAGCGGGGCCTACGGCGCGGCCAAGGCGGGCGGCTCCTTCGACCTGCGGCGCTTCCTGGCGCAGCCGCAGGTGGTGGCGCGCGCCCTGAGCATG GTCTTCGCCTTGATCGTGTTCTCTTGCATCTTCGGTGAGGGCTACAGCAACACCCCCGAGTCTTCCCAGCTGTACTGTGTGTTCAATCACAACGAGGACGCCTGCCGCTACGGCTCCGCCATTGGCGTGCTAGCCTTCCTGGCCTCGGCCTTCTTCTTCGTGGTCGATATCTATTTTCCCCAGATCAGCAATGCCACTGACCGCAAATACCTGGTCATTGGCGACCTGCTCTTCTCAG GGCACACTGGCTTCCCTGGCCTACCAGCGCTACAAGGCCGGAGTGGACGCTTTCATCCAGAACTACGTGGACCCCACCCCAGACCCCAACACAGGCTACGCCTCCTACCCCAGCGCATCCGTGGATAA
- the Tk1 gene encoding thymidine kinase, cytosolic isoform X1 has product MSCVNLPTVLPGSPSKIRGQIQVILGPMFSGKSTELMRRVRRFQIAQYKCLVIKYAKDTRYSNSFSTHDRNTMDALPACLLRDTAQEALGVAVIGIDEGQFFPDIVEFCEAMANSGKTVIVAALDGTFQRKAFGTILNLVPLAESVVKLTAVCMECFREAAYTKRLGLEKEVGGLCCRAGRAAAPSSPSPSSSLSCPCCQVEVIGGADKYHSVCRLCYFKKSSVQPAGLDNKENCPALGVAGETAAVRKLFAPQQILQCSPTN; this is encoded by the exons ATGAGCTGTGTCAATCTACCCACCGTGCTGCCCGGCTCCCCCAGCAAGATCCGGGGGCAGATCCAG GTGATTCTCGGGCCCATGTTCTCAGGAAAAAG CACTGAGCTGATGAGGCGGGTGCGTCGCTTCCAGATCGCCCAGTACAAGTGCCTTGTCATCAAGTATGCCAAAGATACTCGCTACAGCAACAGCTTCTCCACTCATGACCG GAACACCATGGACGCGCTGCCCGCCTGCCTGCTCCGGGACACAGCCCAGGAGGCCCTAGGCGTGGCTGTCATCGGCATCGACGAGGGGCAGTTT TTCCCCGACATTGTGGAGTTCTGCGAGGCCATGGCCAACTCCGGCAAGACAGTGATCGTGGCCGCGCTGGACGGGACTTTCCAGAGGAAG GCCTTCGGCACCATCCTGAACCTGGTGCCCCTGGCCGAGAGCGTGGTGAAGCTGACCGCTGTGTGCATGGAGTGCTTCCGGGAAGCTGCCTACACCAAGAGGCTGGGCCTGGAGAAGGAGGTAGGCGGCCTCTGCTGCAGGGCGGGCCGGGCGGCGgctccctccagccccagcccttcctcaTCCCTTTCATGTCCCTGCTGCCAGGTTGAGGTGATTGGTGGAGCTGACAAGTACCACTCCGTGTGTCGCCTGTGTTACTTCAAGAAGTCCTCTGTCCAGCCTGCCGGGCTGGACAACAAGGAGAACTGCCCGGCGctgggggtggcaggggagacGGCTGCCGTCCGGAAGCTCTTTGCCCCACAGCAGATCCTGCAGTGCAGCCCCACCAACTGa
- the Syngr2 gene encoding synaptogyrin-2 isoform X1 produces the protein MESGAYGAAKAGGSFDLRRFLAQPQVVARALSMVFALIVFSCIFGEGYSNTPESSQLYCVFNHNEDACRYGSAIGVLAFLASAFFFVVDIYFPQISNATDRKYLVIGDLLFSALWTFLWFVGFCFLTNQWAATKMEDVLVGADSARAAITFSFFSIFSWGTLASLAYQRYKAGVDAFIQNYVDPTPDPNTGYASYPSASVDNYQQPPFTQSAETTEGYQPPAVY, from the exons atGGAGAGCGGGGCCTACGGCGCGGCCAAGGCGGGCGGCTCCTTCGACCTGCGGCGCTTCCTGGCGCAGCCGCAGGTGGTGGCGCGCGCCCTGAGCATG GTCTTCGCCTTGATCGTGTTCTCTTGCATCTTCGGTGAGGGCTACAGCAACACCCCCGAGTCTTCCCAGCTGTACTGTGTGTTCAATCACAACGAGGACGCCTGCCGCTACGGCTCCGCCATTGGCGTGCTAGCCTTCCTGGCCTCGGCCTTCTTCTTCGTGGTCGATATCTATTTTCCCCAGATCAGCAATGCCACTGACCGCAAATACCTGGTCATTGGCGACCTGCTCTTCTCAG CTCTCTGGACTTTCCTGTGGTTTGTTGGTTTCTGCTTCCTCACCAACCAGTGGGCAGCCACCAAGATGGAAGATGTGTTGGTGGGAGCTGACTCAGCTCGGGCGGCCATCACCTTCAGCTTCTTCTCCATCTTCTCCTGG GGCACACTGGCTTCCCTGGCCTACCAGCGCTACAAGGCCGGAGTGGACGCTTTCATCCAGAACTACGTGGACCCCACCCCAGACCCCAACACAGGCTACGCCTCCTACCCCAGCGCATCCGTGGATAACTACCAGCAGCCGCCCTTCACTCAGAGCGCGGAGACCACGGAGGGCTACCAGCCGCCTGCTGTGTACTGA